From Gammaproteobacteria bacterium, a single genomic window includes:
- a CDS encoding DUF1778 domain-containing protein yields MTISPPLETKRETLNIRIKAEERGLIDRAARAKGKNRTDFILDAARAAAEEALLDQVMVSVNEQAYNMFLERLDAPPRSNESLRKTMQTLAPWDKT; encoded by the coding sequence ATGACGATTTCACCGCCGCTTGAAACTAAACGTGAAACATTAAATATTCGAATTAAAGCAGAAGAGCGAGGATTAATTGATCGAGCCGCTCGCGCTAAGGGAAAGAATCGAACTGACTTTATTTTAGACGCGGCGCGTGCTGCTGCCGAAGAAGCTTTGCTTGACCAAGTCATGGTAAGTGTCAATGAGCAGGCTTACAATATGTTTCTAGAAAGATTGGATGCGCCGCCGCGCTCTAATGAGAGCTTGCGTAAAACCATGCAGACACTGGCGCCTTGGGATAAAACATGA
- a CDS encoding peptide MFS transporter: protein MKQPAVLRYFFLTELWERFGFYTVQTLLVLYMVSALNFSDDRAYTIIGSFTALAYITPLLGGYLADRIIGYRLSIILGGLLLCAGYACLGLFPHQLLGGLTLVVLGNGLFKPNISSFLGQFYEKDDPRRDSGFTLFYIGINIGGLLAPVLGGFIQKWFGWYTCFGVASLGLLIGVLTFRASFPLLQDKGASPRHPQLTKLHQLIFAKPQLLFLLALSMAVIFALFNFPDITINLLKIVGVLLLIGLVVITLKQTSVERKHMTALIVMLLFSVVFWGLFFEVYFSVNLFTDRAVDHVIFGFTIPTAAFVGLESTFIILLGPLFAIVWQRTNPRMRFMTTPYKFAYGLLFVALAFELLAVVVNHSAIGVAIHPAWLVAFYILFVFAELFLSPIGLSMITSLTPAKYVGLMMGVWFLTLGYGGALSGILAQDASILETTESLAVQMHIYKNAFQHFANLGFVAFAVLFLAAPLLTKLMFSTSGTK from the coding sequence ATGAAACAACCCGCTGTTTTACGCTATTTTTTTCTCACTGAGCTTTGGGAACGATTTGGATTTTATACCGTCCAAACGCTGCTTGTCCTTTACATGGTTAGCGCCCTGAATTTTAGTGACGACCGCGCCTACACCATCATAGGTTCATTCACTGCTCTCGCGTACATTACTCCTTTACTAGGAGGGTATTTAGCCGATCGAATAATAGGTTATCGTTTAAGTATTATTTTGGGCGGGCTTCTATTATGCGCAGGTTATGCTTGCCTTGGTTTATTTCCACACCAACTTCTAGGAGGACTAACCTTAGTAGTCCTTGGTAACGGGCTTTTTAAGCCTAACATTTCGAGCTTTCTTGGCCAATTTTATGAAAAAGACGATCCGCGCAGAGACAGCGGTTTCACTTTATTTTATATTGGCATCAATATCGGCGGTTTGTTAGCGCCTGTTTTAGGTGGCTTTATTCAAAAATGGTTTGGATGGTATACGTGCTTTGGCGTTGCCAGCCTAGGTTTGTTAATCGGCGTTTTAACATTTCGAGCCAGCTTTCCTTTGCTACAAGATAAAGGAGCATCGCCACGCCACCCCCAGTTAACCAAATTGCATCAGCTGATTTTTGCCAAACCACAGCTGCTCTTTTTATTAGCATTATCAATGGCTGTGATATTTGCGCTCTTTAATTTTCCAGACATTACCATTAATTTGTTGAAAATAGTCGGCGTGTTGTTGCTCATTGGATTAGTGGTCATAACTCTGAAACAAACCAGCGTAGAACGTAAACACATGACCGCATTGATTGTGATGTTGTTATTTTCTGTGGTGTTTTGGGGATTATTTTTTGAAGTGTATTTTTCCGTTAATTTATTTACCGATCGCGCAGTGGATCATGTGATTTTCGGCTTCACCATTCCTACAGCAGCATTTGTCGGGCTTGAATCAACGTTTATCATCCTCCTGGGTCCGCTGTTCGCAATTGTTTGGCAACGCACCAATCCAAGGATGCGTTTTATGACAACGCCTTATAAATTTGCTTATGGATTATTATTTGTCGCATTAGCTTTTGAACTATTAGCGGTTGTTGTCAATCATTCAGCAATAGGCGTCGCCATTCACCCTGCATGGTTAGTTGCATTTTATATACTCTTTGTTTTTGCGGAATTATTTTTATCTCCAATTGGCTTATCAATGATCACTTCACTCACTCCAGCTAAATATGTGGGGTTAATGATGGGAGTTTGGTTTCTGACTTTAGGCTACGGTGGCGCACTGAGCGGTATTCTTGCTCAAGATGCTAGTATCTTAGAAACAACAGAATCACTGGCAGTTCAAATGCATATTTACAAAAATGCTTTTCAACATTTTGCTAATCTTGGTTTTGTGGCGTTTGCCGTGCTTTTTCTTGCGGCGCCTTTATTAACAAAGCTGATGTTTAGTACATCAGGCACTAAGTAA